A part of Manduca sexta isolate Smith_Timp_Sample1 chromosome 10, JHU_Msex_v1.0, whole genome shotgun sequence genomic DNA contains:
- the LOC115455809 gene encoding uncharacterized protein LOC115455809 isoform X1, which produces MDKETYETYEFLPSNNVASESDQFFVVQDDGTFLITKQIQYVNQEPENKELSVNTVPVYDAQPQQYYVNVNNSTELIIPELVIPNGNSNLFTNNYLLQTEGITTTATTEQVVNVTDEYKETSTEIASESNNKSTNNCTEITLSDEQYQTLEQKGWILLESNDKIFVLNTLGLHDITTNDKLIHKLKSEIQNNADIDMESGLVKGDVIPNATQDSSTKHTTVEFVVANDEVSQNGQDIQNVCFVVGDKEGITDDGPIDEGFDYKKEAQSANAAIQDETIEVFREQDSNSIKIKTKFVFPNIPNKIILGKTANGKRIVAKVVKKNKPLTVYEKIMNNKQYNGSDLSESQFLALVHQALRSYSNTFYAEDAVAANAVIFQLLKLPALRQSIIDQKIILTKIRSTKDQTGKIIKSKISLITGKVNLSNNKEECFTHIPNLLHNLLLKKDVTNPKLPDKTNADNDVIENDLTIYHIHVSEVVCEDNVVRVHINLAKRQFAVDSVLRKAQTTYACGACATMFTTLEDIKQHQEGQCMETEGNLTIDIDILNKNKETYSVIKNGKEKLYSCLQCDARFAKVSHCQKHVKTHFVPTIPSKSDGDKGNTEQMEVGKEKEVYKCKMCPATFYHPSTLSRHIVTRHIKLKAN; this is translated from the exons ATGGATAAAGAAACTTACGAAACCTATGAATTCTTGCCCTCAAACAACGTTGCATCTGAATCTGACCAATTCTTCGTGGTACAAGATGACGGTACTTTTCTTA TAAccaaacaaatacaatatgtGAACCAAGAACCTGAAAATAAAGAACTATCTGTGAATACAGTCCCTGTGTATGATGCGCAGCCTCAGCAGTATTATGTGAATGTTAACAACTCTACTGAACTCATCATTCCAG AGTTAGTAATACCTAACGGGAATAGTAATTTGTTCACCAACAATTACCTGTTGCAAACAGAAGGCATTACAACTACAGCAACGACTGAACAG GTAGTAAATGTAACGGATGAATACAAAGAGACCAGCACAGAAATTGCTTCAGAGTCTAACAATAAATCAACAAATAACTGTACTGAG ataactTTAAGTGATGAACAGTATCAAACATTAGAACAGAAGGGCTGGATTCTACTGGAatcaaatgataaaatatttgttttaaatacattggGACTACATGATATCACAACCAATGATA AATTAATACACAAATTGAAAAGCGAAATTCAGAATAATGCCGATATTGATATGGAGTCTGG ATTGGTCAAGGGTGATGTTATTCCGAATGCTACCCAAGATTCATCAACAAAACATACTACTGTCGAATTTGTTGTCGCTAATGACGAGGTCTCTCAAAATGGACAGGATATCCAAAATGTCTGCTTCGTAGTTGGGGATAAAGAAG GAATTACAGATGATGGACCAATCGATGAGGGATTTGACTATAAAAAAGAGGCCCAGTCAGCAAATGCCGCCATTCAAGACGAGACTATAGAAGTTTTCAGAGAACAGGATAGTAAttccataaaaattaaaactaaatttgttTTCCCAA atattccaaataaaataatattggggAAAACTGCTAATGGTAAAAGAATCGTGGCGAAAGTGGTCAAGAAAAATAAACCCCTCACAGTATATGAGAAAATAATGAACAATAAGCAATATa ATGGCTCAGACCTCAGTGAATCACAATTTTTAGCATTAGTCCACCAGGCATTACGCTCATATTCTAATACTTTTTATGCTGAAGACGCGGTGGCAGCGAACGCGGTTATTTTTCAGTTACTTAAACTACCCGCTCTGAGGCAATCTATTATTGATCAGAAAATTATTCTGACGAAG ATAAGAAGTACTAAAGACCAAActggaaaaataattaaaagtaaaatatcactTATTACCGGCAAagttaatttatcaaataataaagaagaatGTTTTACACACATACCcaatttattacacaatttacTGTTGAAAAaag atgTAACAAACCCGAAACTACCCGATAAAACTAATGCTGACAATGATGTTATAGAAAATGATCTTACTATTTATCATATACATGTATCAGAGGTAGTTTGTGAGGACAATGTTGTGCGAGTTCACATTAATTTAGCCAAACGAC AATTTGCTGTAGATTCTGTTCTAAGGAAAGCACAAACAACATACGCGTGTGGTGCTTGCGCCACAATGTTCACAACATTAGAAGACATTAAACAACATCAAGAG GGTCAATGTATGGAAACTGAAGGTAATCTTACAATAGACATAGACATTctcaataaaaataaggaaactTACTCAGTGATCAAAAATGGGAAAGAAAAATTATACAGTTGTTTGCAATGTGAT GCGAGGTTCGCAAAAGTAAGTCACTGCCAGAAACATGTAAAAACTCATTTCGTTCCTACAATCCCTTCAAAATCAGACGGTGACAAAGGGAATACCGAGCAAATGGAGGTCGGGAAGGAAAAGGAAGTGTACAAATGTAAAATGTGTCCAGCTACGTTTTATCACCCATCAACTCTGTCAAGGCATATAGTCACacgacatattaaattaaaagcaaattaa
- the LOC115455809 gene encoding uncharacterized protein LOC115455809 isoform X2 — protein MDKETYETYEFLPSNNVASESDQFFVVQDDGTFLITKQIQYVNQEPENKELSVNTVPVYDAQPQQYYVNVNNSTELIIPELVIPNGNSNLFTNNYLLQTEGITTTATTEQVVNVTDEYKETSTEIASESNNKSTNNCTEITLSDEQYQTLEQKGWILLESNDKIFVLNTLGLHDITTNDKLIHKLKSEIQNNADIDMESGLVKGDVIPNATQDSSTKHTTVEFVVANDEVSQNGQDIQNVCFVVGDKEDDGPIDEGFDYKKEAQSANAAIQDETIEVFREQDSNSIKIKTKFVFPNIPNKIILGKTANGKRIVAKVVKKNKPLTVYEKIMNNKQYNGSDLSESQFLALVHQALRSYSNTFYAEDAVAANAVIFQLLKLPALRQSIIDQKIILTKIRSTKDQTGKIIKSKISLITGKVNLSNNKEECFTHIPNLLHNLLLKKDVTNPKLPDKTNADNDVIENDLTIYHIHVSEVVCEDNVVRVHINLAKRQFAVDSVLRKAQTTYACGACATMFTTLEDIKQHQEGQCMETEGNLTIDIDILNKNKETYSVIKNGKEKLYSCLQCDARFAKVSHCQKHVKTHFVPTIPSKSDGDKGNTEQMEVGKEKEVYKCKMCPATFYHPSTLSRHIVTRHIKLKAN, from the exons ATGGATAAAGAAACTTACGAAACCTATGAATTCTTGCCCTCAAACAACGTTGCATCTGAATCTGACCAATTCTTCGTGGTACAAGATGACGGTACTTTTCTTA TAAccaaacaaatacaatatgtGAACCAAGAACCTGAAAATAAAGAACTATCTGTGAATACAGTCCCTGTGTATGATGCGCAGCCTCAGCAGTATTATGTGAATGTTAACAACTCTACTGAACTCATCATTCCAG AGTTAGTAATACCTAACGGGAATAGTAATTTGTTCACCAACAATTACCTGTTGCAAACAGAAGGCATTACAACTACAGCAACGACTGAACAG GTAGTAAATGTAACGGATGAATACAAAGAGACCAGCACAGAAATTGCTTCAGAGTCTAACAATAAATCAACAAATAACTGTACTGAG ataactTTAAGTGATGAACAGTATCAAACATTAGAACAGAAGGGCTGGATTCTACTGGAatcaaatgataaaatatttgttttaaatacattggGACTACATGATATCACAACCAATGATA AATTAATACACAAATTGAAAAGCGAAATTCAGAATAATGCCGATATTGATATGGAGTCTGG ATTGGTCAAGGGTGATGTTATTCCGAATGCTACCCAAGATTCATCAACAAAACATACTACTGTCGAATTTGTTGTCGCTAATGACGAGGTCTCTCAAAATGGACAGGATATCCAAAATGTCTGCTTCGTAGTTGGGGATAAAGAAG ATGATGGACCAATCGATGAGGGATTTGACTATAAAAAAGAGGCCCAGTCAGCAAATGCCGCCATTCAAGACGAGACTATAGAAGTTTTCAGAGAACAGGATAGTAAttccataaaaattaaaactaaatttgttTTCCCAA atattccaaataaaataatattggggAAAACTGCTAATGGTAAAAGAATCGTGGCGAAAGTGGTCAAGAAAAATAAACCCCTCACAGTATATGAGAAAATAATGAACAATAAGCAATATa ATGGCTCAGACCTCAGTGAATCACAATTTTTAGCATTAGTCCACCAGGCATTACGCTCATATTCTAATACTTTTTATGCTGAAGACGCGGTGGCAGCGAACGCGGTTATTTTTCAGTTACTTAAACTACCCGCTCTGAGGCAATCTATTATTGATCAGAAAATTATTCTGACGAAG ATAAGAAGTACTAAAGACCAAActggaaaaataattaaaagtaaaatatcactTATTACCGGCAAagttaatttatcaaataataaagaagaatGTTTTACACACATACCcaatttattacacaatttacTGTTGAAAAaag atgTAACAAACCCGAAACTACCCGATAAAACTAATGCTGACAATGATGTTATAGAAAATGATCTTACTATTTATCATATACATGTATCAGAGGTAGTTTGTGAGGACAATGTTGTGCGAGTTCACATTAATTTAGCCAAACGAC AATTTGCTGTAGATTCTGTTCTAAGGAAAGCACAAACAACATACGCGTGTGGTGCTTGCGCCACAATGTTCACAACATTAGAAGACATTAAACAACATCAAGAG GGTCAATGTATGGAAACTGAAGGTAATCTTACAATAGACATAGACATTctcaataaaaataaggaaactTACTCAGTGATCAAAAATGGGAAAGAAAAATTATACAGTTGTTTGCAATGTGAT GCGAGGTTCGCAAAAGTAAGTCACTGCCAGAAACATGTAAAAACTCATTTCGTTCCTACAATCCCTTCAAAATCAGACGGTGACAAAGGGAATACCGAGCAAATGGAGGTCGGGAAGGAAAAGGAAGTGTACAAATGTAAAATGTGTCCAGCTACGTTTTATCACCCATCAACTCTGTCAAGGCATATAGTCACacgacatattaaattaaaagcaaattaa
- the LOC115455812 gene encoding LOW QUALITY PROTEIN: enoyl-[acyl-carrier-protein] reductase, mitochondrial (The sequence of the model RefSeq protein was modified relative to this genomic sequence to represent the inferred CDS: substituted 1 base at 1 genomic stop codon) — MSILPYTKTLFSAIKCYAQNGPNKVTVRSLMSKQLVYSEFGDPLHVVKFRECEVPPIGSQEVLVRMLAAPVNPADINTIQGKYPVKVNLPCIPGNEGVGVVEEIGEDVMGICPGNKVIITKPVQGTWRNIATFNKDVLKVVPDNLGLVEAATLTVNPCTAYRMLSDFKSVKDGLVVIQNGANSACGQNVIQICKAWGVKNINIVRNRPEISDLKKYLECLGATYVLTEEELRSTTIFKDKKINRPSLALNCVGGKSSLEMLRHLQHSGSMVTYGGMSRDPVTIPTSSFIFKNLSFFGFWMTAWNEKANAADKDKMMSEIIALMCDGKLQGPVHKMVKFDNYKDALANALTAKGFTGXKNLCLPSLPTIPGDEGVGEVLEVGRHVCTVEPGDRVVLASRLLGTWRYYGIYHERDVHVISPNLALPEASMLTIAPCMAYRMIKDFRHMLPGETIIQNAANSPCGQCVIQLCKAWGINTFNIVANHCGYESVKEYLMKIGATAVYTLEEAEELTCFDTSLTRPVLALNCLGGRFEDVVLKLLERNGVMVYYGCGFDVPMVKQFLRCDATFYKFHLCDWDSRASCVEKDIMFNEIVKLMVVGKFKAPVYEPVELKNYVYAFRNTVHCEAFSRVNFVFDFTLP; from the exons ATGTCGATTTTACCGTACacaaaaactttgttttctgCAATCAAATGTTACGCACAGAATGGCCCTAACAAAGTTACTGTTAGAAGTTTGATGTCGAAGCAGTTGGTTTACAGTGAATTTGGAGATCCACTGCATGTAGTAAAATTCAGGGAATGCGAAGTACCTCCAATAGGCAGTCAAGAGGTGCTAGTCCGCATGCTCGCTGCACCGGTCAACCCAGCCGACATAAATACCATTCAAG gcAAGTATCCAGTGAAAGTTAATTTGCCCTGTATACCAGGCAATGAGGGTGTGGGTGTTGTTGAAGAGATAGGTGAAGATGTTATGGGAATTTGTCCAGGAAACAaagttattattacaaaaccaGTTCAAGGCACTTGGAGGAACATTGCTACCTTTAACAAAGATGTGTTAAAAGTTGTCCCTGATAACTTGGGTCTTGTAGAAGCAGCAACGCTTACTGTAAACCCCTGTACTGCATACAGAATGCTATCTGATTTTAAGTCCGTAAAAGATGGATTAGTGGTAATACAAAACGGTGCAAACAGTGCTTGTGGACAAAATGTCATACAAATCTGCAAAGCTTGGggtgtcaaaaatattaatattgtaagaaACAGACCTGAAATTAGTGATTTAAAGAAGTACTTAGAATGTTTGGGGGCTACATACGTACTGACTGAAGAAGAATTACGCTCAACAACAATCTTTAAAGACAAGAAGATTAATCGGCCCTCTCTGGCATTAAACTGCGTAGGGGGTAAAAGTTCATTGGAAATGTTACGACATTTACAACATTCAGGCTCAATGGTTACATATGGTGGAATGTCAAGAGATCCAGTCACAATACCTACatcatcatttatttttaaaaatctgtcaTTCTTTGGATTCTGGATGACAGCTTGGAATGAAAAAGCAAATGCTGCTGACAAAGACAAAATGATGTCAGAAATAATAGCTTTAATGTGTGATGGAAAACTGCAAGGTCCAGTGCATAAGATGGTGAAATTTGATAACTATAAAGATGCATTAGCAAATGCACTTACTGCAAAAGGCTTTACTGGAT gaAAAAATCTATGTCTACCTTCTTTACCAACTATACCTGGTGATGAAGGTGTGGGAGAAGTATTAGAAGTAGGAAGACATGTATGCACAGTGGAGCCTGGTGACAGAGTAGTACTTGCTTCAAGATTGCTTGGCACTTGGAGATACTATGGAATATACCATGAAAGAGATGTCCATGTGATCTCACCTAATTTAGCATTACCAGAGGCTTCGATGCTCACCATTGCGCCCTGTATGGCGTACAGAATGATAAAAGACTTCAGGCACATGCTCCCTGGTGAAACTATCATACAAAATGCTGCTAATAGCCCTTGTGGACAGTGTGTTATACAATTATGTAAGGCTTGGGGTATTAATACTTTCAATATAGTGGCTAATCACTGTGGCTATGAAAGTGTAAAAGAATATCTGATGAAAATTGGAGCAACTGCTGTTTATACGTTAGAGGAGGCTGAAGAGTTAACTTGTTTCGATACATCGTTAACCAGGCCTGTCCTGGCTCTAAATTGTTTGGGAGGAAGGTTTGAAGATGTTGTGCTGAAATTACTGGAGCGTAATGGAGTTATGGTATATTATGGATGTGGGTTTGATGTGCCTATGGTGAAACAATTTTTACGTTGTGatgctacattttataaatttcatttatgCGATTGGGATTCACGAGCATCGTGTGTTGAAAAAGATATCATGTTCAATgaaattgtgaaattaatgGTAGTTGGAAAATTCAAAGCCCCAGTTTATGAGCCTGTAGAACTCAAAAATTACGTCTACGCTTTTAGAAATACTGTTCATTGTGAAGCATTTTCAAGAgtcaattttgtatttgattttacatTACCCTAA
- the LOC115455810 gene encoding uncharacterized protein LOC115455810 has product MFESDDFDQVLSQFEIPEVLPEEKYSQKENVTSHIKKPDNPVESNSNKLVTVNESFKPPTNNVLREQAISPKHIKRKIINSYFDHKTKRKFPGPAGILNGSMEEPEDHSIGHMELLSQDIDFSQHNLQKHIFESPLWTRLLIDVKRWNLCNIDTIKSIKQQAISGILKRRKAQTITAFVEAVDRSAIDPLIILRDASGSIKCTLHRDAWSQFSPYIVSQYCVLILSKPTILITGSAFKKHYLNITLNNIYAIYSSAVLNDDAEKKDMCEGYEVVQEEDFTVIKAINLSSTNPDLNNDLDASGNNILDGLDSIFSEDIF; this is encoded by the exons atgtttgaatcaGATGATTTTGATCag GTCCTTTCTCAGTTTGAGATCCCCGAAGTGCTACCAGAGGAGAAATATTCACAAAAAGAGAATGTAACAAGTCATATAAAGAAACCAGATAATCCAGTTGAATCTAATTCAAACAAGTTAGTAACTGTAAATGAGAGTTTTAAGCCACCcacaaataatgttttaaggGAACAAGCAATATCCCCAAAGCatatcaaaagaaaaataattaattcatattttgatCACAAAACTAAAAGGAAATTTCCTGGTCCTGCTGGTATACTAAATGGTAGTATGGAGGAACCTGAAGACCACAGCATTGGTCATATGGAACTGCTATCTCAG GATATAGATTTCTCACAACATAAtctacaaaaacatatatttgaaTCACCACTATGGACCAGATTATTAATTGATGTAAAAAGATGGAATTTATGCAATATAGATacaattaaaagtattaaacaaCAGGCTATTAGTGGAATTTTGAAAAGGAGGAAAGCTCAAACAATTACTGCATTTGTTGAAGCTGTTGATAGATCTGCTATAGACCCCCTAATTATACTTAGAGATGCAAGTG GCTCAATAAAATGCACACTACACAGGGATGCATGGTCACAGTTCTCACCTTATATTGTATCACAATATTGTGTGCTAATATTGTCAAAGCCAACAATATTGATTACAGGAAGTGCCTTCAAAAAgcattatttaaacataacattaaataatatatatgccATATACAGCTCAGCTGTTTTGAATGATGATGCAGAAAAAAAAGACATGTGCGAGGGATATGAAGTTGTGCAAGAAGAAGATTTTACTGTGATAAAAGCTATCAATTTGTCAA GTACAAATCcagatttaaataatgatttagatGCTAgtggaaataatatattagatgGTTTAGATAGCATATTTTCCGAAGACATATTTTGA
- the LOC115455811 gene encoding calmodulin-like protein 6, translating to MTTFDVFNPLKNITPRFTDDQINEIVEWFDENSKPQLIINEGEPTPVITIQKFINFLSLKKFHRRNFHYPSYFEIMTEAENLKAGTTKMLTKDQFIYMLNKWVIEPNITHELLLAFKIFDTENRDFLEIDDLQIIVTGYGDVFNESETKEMLRDANVRGDGNVFYANFIQSLFSIAPELKDLKIEYLYDNPDEDPSVPPEPIIEEQPKPTSATVETGPTTPQSSPIPPPPAENK from the exons aTGACTACATTTGATGTTTTTAATccattgaaaaatataacaccAAGATTTACAGACGATCAAATTAATGAAATCGTTGAATGGTTCGACGAAAATTCAAAACCGCAACTAATAATAAATGAGGGGGAGCCCACACCTGTCATAACTATTCAGAAGttcataaattttttatcattaaaaaa attcCACCGAAGAAATTTCCATTACCCTAGCTATTTTGAAATAATGACTGAAGCCGAAAATCTTAAGGCGGGTACAACGAAAATGTTAACGAAGGACCAATTTATATACATGCTAAATAAATGGGTTATCGAACCAAATATTACACACGAATTACTTTTAGCATTCaag atttttgacACAGAAAACAGAGATTTTTTAGAAATAGATGACCTACAAATCATCGTGACAGGATACGGCGATGTTTTCAATGAATCTGAAACAAAAGAAATGTTACGAGATGCCAACGTCCGAGGGGATGGAAATGTTTTCtatgcaaattttattcaaagtttATTCAGTATTGCACCAGAGCTCAAAGATTTAAAA ATTGAATATCTATATGATAACCCTGATGAAGATCCCTCTGTGCCACCTGAGCCTATTATTGAAGAACAACCAAAACCGACATCAGCAACTGTAGAAACTGGACCAACAACACCACAATCATCACCCATTCCACCACCCCCtgcagaaaataaataa